The Raphanus sativus cultivar WK10039 chromosome 6, ASM80110v3, whole genome shotgun sequence sequence CTGTCTGTTGCTTGTATGCAGTCAAAGAAATCAAAACGTAGATTGAGACAGCCTGGACTAGTACCACCAGCATATGCCAAAGTCATGAAGAAACTCAATTTCTGCAATTGAGAGATAGAGAATGAAACTGTTCAATCTCTCTTCCAAATTTCCAGATAATTGTCTTTTAGCTGGTACCCAGGGGTTTAACCAAACTTtagttcttttttgtttttgtgtttcagTTTTAACCTTAGCACAAAGTAATAAAATTGTCATTTTTGGTAAATTGCCAACGGATTTGTGACggaagaaaatattttgtgCATGTATTTTGTTTGGACTAACGTCTTGCATAACTTCACCAttgatgtagatagatatttggaaatattccgcTACATCAACCATATATTTTGTATGGTTTGGACTAACGTCTGGCATAACTTGCCAACGTGAGCATGAAACTGTCTGCAAGTTGCATTCTGTCCCACAGATGGTTCAAATGTAAAAGCATATTTATCTGAATAAATAAACATTCCTGCATATGTAGTCAAAATGTTTACCGTAAATTGTCTTTCAAACAGGAATATCATTATAATCTCTTAGAAAGGAAAACAATCAAAGCAAAGGTCCTTGTTCACCCAGACAAGAACACAACACACATGCATGGGGTTTTACTGCAGAAAATATCTTACAACATAAACAGAAGAAAGCAAGCCGGTAAATATGATGTTTCAAGCCGGTCGTTATTTAACACGCAACAGTTGAGAAACACACgcagaaaaaaaaaggtagGTAAATCATTACATGCAACCATTCAGATGCTTAGTGCAAAGTAAGTAGATCTTGTTGCTCCATCTTCAACCTTGTAATGATACTTCAAGGGTGATCTACCATAACCCAGTCCTGCAAATACACGCAGTGTAAAATGCTCAGATGAACCTCAGAAGAGACTAGATTTTGTGTAAGACGACTCAATGACCTTCGACCTGCcaaaacagattaaaaataaatatgatgcaacttatttttgactatttggaTTCGGAACAGTTCCCTTCCTGATGAGTTTTGACATGTGGCTAGACCATTTGGCATGCAAAAGATAGCTACAAACGTTAATTTCTAAGGTAATGGACAAGACAGGCGTTGATGGTCATTGGTGCTATATGTTCATTATAAGAGTAGAAAGTTGCAGCTTACCGAGTCCTCTGGAGTTTCCTCCAACTTTGGGCATTTCTTTACTTGCGATCTCAAATTAGTGAGACTTGAGAGCTCGACTCCTTCAACAACTGTCTCCATGTTCTCACAATACTTTATGTTCAGCTCTTTTAGGCTGTTAGGCATCTGTGATGCCTCCGGGAAAAGCGTTTTGATTTTCGGGCAGCAATCTATGCTTAGCTTCTTCAGATTCTTGAAGTTTTCACCCCAGCAGATAGTCTCCAACAATGGAAAGTTTGAAATCGACAATGTCTCCACTGATCCCAAACTTTCTCCATCCACTTCATAGAAAAGGTTGTCTATATCCCTGCACATCCGCAGCGAGCAATCCTTCACTGATTTGTTCTCGCTGAAGAAAGATTTGAGCCTTGTTGAGTCAATGTCCACAAGTGACACAAAGTCAGTATTGGCTGAGGCTTCCCCTTTAGATTCATGGATCTTCATGACTTCCTGCTTACTTGCAGAATCAAAACCTGATAGTATGGTCTTGTATATATCCTTCTCAATGGGCACATGGCAAAGACGTTCCTTGGTGACATCTTCCTTCTCAACACTATCACTGGCTGGAGCTTCCTTTGGCTGAGTCTCCTCTCCTATTTCTTCTGAGATTTCTTTAGGTTCAACAACTGCTTCCGAGGAGATGGCCTCGTCAGATCTCTTACTTTCAATTTCTTCCTTTATTTTGCTCCATTCCTCACCTTCAAAACGACTTCCATCTGCCAGAGTAATACGCTTTAGACAATGGATCTCAGTCTTCTTTGGCAACTCTGGTGTCTCCACTTTGGTTCCAGAGAGATTAACTTCACATAGGTAAGACATGTCCTCAAATGATCCCTCAATCGTATGCAGCTTTTCACATCCAGAAACATCAATGACCTCGAGGTTTGTGAGTTTTTGGATGTTCGGGATAACTTCTATGTTTTTGCAATCCTTCATGAGGAGTTTGTTAAGATTGGTCAGCTCCTCGATGGTGGCGGCCAACTCGCTAAGATTAGTGccagagagattaagagataaGAGTTCCTTCTTATCTTCAAAGCACACTTCAAGCATCTCCACTAAGCTGGTAGTGCCAGAAAGATCAAGAATCTGCAGACCTGACAAGGGCTTCAAACTAGGCAACCTTCTCAATTTGCTACAATCACGCAACAAGAGCCGCTTAACGGAGTGAAGCTTGTCCCCTACGGCAGAGTCCTGGAATATCGGTAGTCGCTCTATTTGGCTCCCGGAGAAGTCAAGGAGCTGAAGTCTTGTGAGGTGATAGAAGTTTTTGTTCTtgcttttgttcttcttctctcctttcgTGTTGTCGAAACACGTCTGCAGCCCATGAGCACCGGATATATCAACAACCTCGAGCTTTACGAGTTCTTGTATGTCTGGCAAATCTTCCAGTAAAGGACAGTCTTTGATGATGAGGCAGTGAAGTTCTGTCAGTTCAGAAATGCTGGAAGGGGAAGTTGTGATCTGAAGTCCAGAGAGGTGAAGACTTTGAAGTTTAGACAATGCCTTGAAGAATCCATCGGATATTTTCTTCAAGGAGCTGGCGCCAGAGACTTCAAGAGCATGTAGTTCACGAAGAGCCTTGAGCTCCTCAATATCCGTCAGTAGATCACAGTCCCTGACTACAAGAACCCTTAGTCCTTGAAGATTAGCGAAAGCAGTGACAAAAGGTTCCAGTGTGGGTTCGAACAGACCAAGTACTTCAAGATCACTCAGCTTCTTGAAATACTTAACGGGAGTTTCACGGCGCAGACGGTCTCCACTAACCAGCACCGTGGAGACCTTGTCACCTTTCTTTGCTTGCACAGTTTTAATCATATCATCTATCTGAGTGATTTTCCCTATACCTTTTCTCTTGTCACCGCAATAGACTCTAGAGAATCTAAGTCTTGATCTTCCAATAAGCCCACGGCGTCGAGGATCGATTAAAGTGCTCATGGCCCTCTCTGGTACCACAACGTTGTTCTCCTGTATCTTCAGCATTCCTCGGTTTATAAGCTCCATCAAGATTGAATGACCGTCTTGGTAGGCTTTTTCGACGGACCTAACGGGATCGAAGTAGCCTTCGAGTATCCACTGTGTGATGAGGTCACGGTAGTAAACACTGCCGCAGTGCTCGAAGAAGTCCAAGCTATGCCAAAAGCAATCCAAGATGGCTTCCTTCATCGGATAACCGATTTCCAACAGCTCATATGCAAGACGCAAGAGTGGATTCTCACAAGAACCTGGACGAGCAGCTGAGAGAACCTCGTCTATCTTTTTCTCTATCTTTagttttagtttcttttcttcttctttattagTAGTAGTAGGAGTGATCCGCTTTAGGGACTTGGCTAGCACGAAGACTGCAGCTGGCGAGTTCTTGCTCTTTGCCACTATGTCATCTATAAAATTCTCGTAAGTTTTCCAATCCTTCATAAGAGACGCAAATAGATCCTTCAGGTTAGGCTCATTGATTGACTTAAGTAGAGACTCTGACTTATCCGTGGTCTGGAACTCATCTCCAGTAGAAGGCACACCTTTCACATCAGGCTCTAAAACCGGTGCGTTGTTGGGGTCTTGGGGCTCAGCTTTGCTCGCATTATCGCTGTCCTGTGATTTGATTTCATCATCAGACTTATGTTCGCTGTCCTGTGATTTGATTTCATCATCAGACTTATGTTCGCTGTCCTCCTGCTCACTCTTTGTATCCTCTTTCacaccctcctcctcctcctcttcttttctttttgtaataaGAATCTTGAGACGATTCTTATCATCCTTAAGAAACTTTTGTTGTCTAAGAAACAGGTCAAGTTTCAGTTCCTCCATCACCTTGTCTTCACTGGTCTTGTTTCCTTCATCATCAAGAATCAATAGAAGATACGGAGGTGGGGTAGGTTTCTTCTCTCCTTCATCATCAGGTGTCTTCTCCTTACCGTCAGCTGGTGGCTTCTTCACATTTTTAGCAGTCTTATCCTTTGTTTTCTCAGCCAACTCTTTTGCTTTTTTCTCCACCACCTGTTTTGCTTTTTTCTCAGCTACCTCTTTTGCCTTACTTTGTATTTCCTCAGTTATCATCTTCTTCAAATCAGCCAACAAAGTTTCCggcttcttctcttcctcctcaTCTTCATCTCTGTCATCCACTTCAGTCTCTTCAAAATCAGAGTAGAGACACAACTGGGAAGCTATGTTCTCGTAAAGCGACAATTCATCATCGAACTTTCTGTCAAGATGCAAGAAGATGGTCAGGAAACAACTGCCAGTAACAGTGGCATGCTTCCCTACCATCTTGGCCAGCCTAGTCTTCCCGATCCCAGCTTCACCGGCTAGCAAAACTCTCTGAGGGCCATCTTTTCCCAGAACTTCCACTATCTCTTTATACAACTTCTCATCCTTTTCATCTTGACGCTGTCCTGCATCCTCCATTTCTGTGAAATAAAAACTGCATTAGAGCCGAGCTGAGCTTCCAAAAGATCTAACAGCCCTTTTCACTCTCTCTTAACTTAGAACCTCAAAAACTTTTTGAGTTTCTATCAATCAGTCTAGCTCAAATTGGTAACAGTAGCAAATCAACCTAGTTCTGAGCTAAGTTCGCATATCATTCAATTCGTACAGATCTACGGGACCATGGTTTCATAAGAGATTTTGCAGAATAAAGCATCTAAAACAAAGGAAGAGAATAGTTACTTGGAGGAGACTCCGCCATGATCGGAGGAGAGGTTTCTTCGCCGgtgagtttagtgttttggtaGCCTTGTCCACAAAGTCAAGTCAATCTCTCTCCCTTCCTTTTCTTTGGCTCTTCCTCTCTGTTTCCTCacataaactattttatttatgtttgtccaagaaaaaaaaatattttatttatttgttaggGACTTTGTAACTGTGTTGGAATAAAATACTTTTCCTATGTTCTTCTTCTATAGCTTTGTATAGATTTACCCATTTGTTTCGTTTGTATGCACTTCCGTTAAATTAAAATACCATATATATTcattctcttttcctttttgtcatcaacaaaaTACAATATAgcttcaaaataattttaataaagattCATGTAACATAATTGACAATGGAGcagatttttcatttttttgttaggAAGAAGAATGCTTTAGGTCATGTTATCGGTATTAGTGTGGGTTGGTTCTAgatctgaaaatattatttgGGATAAAGTC is a genomic window containing:
- the LOC108811931 gene encoding probable disease resistance protein At5g45510 isoform X1 — protein: MAESPPKMEDAGQRQDEKDEKLYKEIVEVLGKDGPQRVLLAGEAGIGKTRLAKMVGKHATVTGSCFLTIFLHLDRKFDDELSLYENIASQLCLYSDFEETEVDDRDEDEEEEKKPETLLADLKKMITEEIQSKAKEVAEKKAKQVVEKKAKELAEKTKDKTAKNVKKPPADGKEKTPDDEGEKKPTPPPYLLLILDDEGNKTSEDKVMEELKLDLFLRQQKFLKDDKNRLKILITKRKEEEEEEGVKEDTKSEQEDSEHKSDDEIKSQDSEHKSDDEIKSQDSDNASKAEPQDPNNAPVLEPDVKGVPSTGDEFQTTDKSESLLKSINEPNLKDLFASLMKDWKTYENFIDDIVAKSKNSPAAVFVLAKSLKRITPTTTNKEEEKKLKLKIEKKIDEVLSAARPGSCENPLLRLAYELLEIGYPMKEAILDCFWHSLDFFEHCGSVYYRDLITQWILEGYFDPVRSVEKAYQDGHSILMELINRGMLKIQENNVVVPERAMSTLIDPRRRGLIGRSRLRFSRVYCGDKRKGIGKITQIDDMIKTVQAKKGDKVSTVLVSGDRLRRETPVKYFKKLSDLEVLGLFEPTLEPFVTAFANLQGLRVLVVRDCDLLTDIEELKALRELHALEVSGASSLKKISDGFFKALSKLQSLHLSGLQITTSPSSISELTELHCLIIKDCPLLEDLPDIQELVKLEVVDISGAHGLQTCFDNTKGEKKNKSKNKNFYHLTRLQLLDFSGSQIERLPIFQDSAVGDKLHSVKRLLLRDCSKLRRLPSLKPLSGLQILDLSGTTSLVEMLEVCFEDKKELLSLNLSGTNLSELAATIEELTNLNKLLMKDCKNIEVIPNIQKLTNLEVIDVSGCEKLHTIEGSFEDMSYLCEVNLSGTKVETPELPKKTEIHCLKRITLADGSRFEGEEWSKIKEEIESKRSDEAISSEAVVEPKEISEEIGEETQPKEAPASDSVEKEDVTKERLCHVPIEKDIYKTILSGFDSASKQEVMKIHESKGEASANTDFVSLVDIDSTRLKSFFSENKSVKDCSLRMCRDIDNLFYEVDGESLGSVETLSISNFPLLETICWGENFKNLKKLSIDCCPKIKTLFPEASQMPNSLKELNIKYCENMETVVEGVELSSLTNLRSQVKKCPKLEETPEDSDWVMVDHP
- the LOC108811931 gene encoding probable disease resistance protein At5g45510 isoform X2; protein product: MAESPPKMEDAGQRQDEKDEKLYKEIVEVLGKDGPQRVLLAGEAGIGKTRLAKMVGKHATVTGSCFLTIFLHLDRKFDDELSLYENIASQLCLYSDFEETEVDDRDEDEEEEKKPETLLADLKKMITEEIQSKAKEVAEKKAKQVVEKKAKELAEKTKDKTAKNVKKPPADGKEKTPDDEGEKKPTPPPYLLLILDDEGNKTSEDKVMEELKLDLFLRQQKFLKDDKNRLKILITKRKEEEEEEGVKEDTKSEQEDSEHKSDDEIKSQDSEHKSDDEIKSQDSDNASKAEPQDPNNAPVLEPDVKGVPSTGDEFQTTDKSESLLKSINEPNLKDLFASLMKDWKTYENFIDDIVAKSKNSPAAVFVLAKSLKRITPTTTNKEEEKKLKLKIEKKIDEVLSAARPGSCENPLLRLAYELLEIGYPMKEAILDCFWHSLDFFEHCGSVYYRDLITQWILEGYFDPVRSVEKAYQDGHSILMELINRGMLKIQENNVVVPERAMSTLIDPRRRGLIGRSRLRFSRVYCGDKRKGIGKITQIDDMIKTVQAKKGDKVSTVLVSGDRLRRETPVKYFKKLSDLEVLGLFEPTLEPFVTAFANLQGLRVLVVRDCDLLTDIEELKALRELHALEVSGASSLKKISDGFFKALSKLQSLHLSGLQITTSPSSISELTELHCLIIKDCPLLEDLPDIQELVKLEVVDISGAHGLQTCFDNTKGEKKNKSKNKNFYHLTRLQLLDFSGSQIERLPIFQDSAVGDKLHSVKRLLLRDCSKLRRLPSLKPLSGLQILDLSGTTSLVEMLEVCFEDKKELLSLNLSGTNLSELAATIEELTNLNKLLMKDCKNIEVIPNIQKLTNLEVIDVSGCEKLHTIEGSFEDMSYLCEVNLSGTKVETPELPKKTEIHCLKRITLADGSRFEGEEWSKIKEEIESKRSDEAISSEAVVEPKEISEEIGEETQPKEAPASDSVEKEDVTKERLCHVPIEKDIYKTILSGFDSASKQEVMKIHESKGEASANTDFVSLVDIDSTRLKSFFSENKSVKDCSLRMCRDIDNLFYEVDGESLGSVETLSISNFPLLETICWGENFKNLKKLSIDCCPKIKTLFPEASQMPNSLKELNIKYCENMETVVEGVELSSLTNLRSQVKKCPKLEETPEDSVEGH